A portion of the Actomonas aquatica genome contains these proteins:
- a CDS encoding sodium:solute symporter, with product MSGLDYIVLFGAILSIAVYGVLATRKVGGLDTYLKGDQRIGWGTIGLSVMATQASAITFLSTPGQGFESGLGFVQNYFGMPLALIIVAAVFLPIYRRLKVYTAYEYLGKRFDGKTRLLGAALFLLQRGLAAGITIYAPAIIVSSVLDWPLGITVLGTGILVVVYTVTGGSEAVSLTQRYQMTVILIGMAIAFIVVLAKLPSDVSGDDALAVAGAMGKLNAVNWNFDINERYTVWSGIFGGLFLSLSYFGTDQSQVQRYLTGRSLRESRMGLMFNAVLKIPMQFFILLLGVFVFVFYQFDRQPVFFNDAVWQQQLAGEQGDVFADIEARFDAAQAEKKVAIEQFLSARDSGDDAQVEVTRAAMLASREQSEAIRAEAKTALVEADAELAASDADYVFISFVLQQLPNGLVGLLIAVIFCAALSSTASELNALGSTTTVDFYRHVLRPDADDAHSLTASKWFTAMWGVVAISFALFANLVENLIEAVNILGSIFYGVVLGVFLVAFFLKHVRGTAVFWAAIIAQALVIVSFFQLEISYLWYNFIGCALAVGLSLAFQTFLPGKAPAERA from the coding sequence ATGAGCGGCCTCGATTACATCGTTCTCTTCGGGGCCATTCTGAGCATCGCCGTTTATGGCGTGCTCGCCACGCGCAAGGTCGGCGGACTCGACACCTACTTGAAGGGCGATCAACGCATCGGCTGGGGCACCATCGGCCTCTCCGTCATGGCCACGCAGGCCAGTGCGATCACCTTCCTCTCCACGCCCGGACAGGGCTTCGAGAGTGGGCTTGGGTTTGTGCAGAACTACTTCGGTATGCCGCTCGCGCTCATCATTGTGGCGGCCGTCTTCCTGCCGATCTACCGGCGCCTCAAGGTGTATACAGCTTATGAATACCTGGGGAAGCGCTTCGACGGTAAAACCCGCCTGCTCGGCGCCGCGCTCTTTTTGCTGCAACGGGGTCTGGCCGCCGGCATCACGATTTACGCCCCGGCCATCATCGTCTCCTCGGTGCTGGATTGGCCGCTCGGGATCACTGTGCTCGGCACGGGTATTCTGGTGGTGGTCTACACGGTGACCGGTGGCAGTGAGGCGGTGAGCCTTACGCAGCGTTATCAGATGACCGTGATCCTCATCGGCATGGCAATCGCCTTCATCGTGGTATTGGCGAAACTGCCGTCCGATGTTTCCGGCGACGACGCCCTCGCGGTGGCCGGTGCCATGGGCAAGCTCAACGCGGTCAACTGGAACTTCGACATCAACGAACGCTACACCGTGTGGTCGGGCATCTTCGGCGGTCTCTTCCTCTCGTTGTCCTATTTCGGCACCGATCAATCGCAGGTGCAGCGTTATCTCACCGGCCGCTCCCTGCGCGAGAGTCGCATGGGCCTGATGTTCAACGCCGTGCTCAAGATCCCGATGCAGTTCTTCATCCTGCTGCTCGGTGTCTTCGTGTTCGTCTTCTATCAATTCGACCGGCAGCCGGTCTTCTTCAACGACGCTGTCTGGCAGCAACAGTTGGCGGGTGAGCAGGGGGACGTGTTTGCCGATATCGAGGCTCGCTTCGACGCGGCGCAGGCCGAGAAGAAGGTCGCCATCGAGCAGTTCCTGTCCGCCCGCGACAGCGGTGACGACGCGCAAGTCGAAGTCACCCGCGCCGCCATGCTCGCGAGCCGGGAGCAATCTGAAGCAATTCGCGCGGAAGCCAAAACGGCGCTGGTTGAAGCCGACGCCGAACTCGCCGCCAGCGATGCCGATTATGTGTTCATCAGCTTCGTGCTCCAGCAACTGCCCAACGGTCTCGTAGGTCTGCTCATCGCGGTGATTTTTTGTGCGGCACTCTCGTCGACCGCCTCCGAACTCAACGCGCTCGGCTCCACCACCACGGTGGACTTTTACCGCCACGTGCTGCGACCGGATGCTGATGACGCACACAGCCTCACGGCGTCCAAGTGGTTCACCGCGATGTGGGGCGTGGTCGCCATCTCCTTCGCCCTGTTCGCCAATCTCGTGGAGAACCTGATCGAGGCGGTGAACATCCTCGGCTCGATTTTCTACGGTGTGGTGCTCGGCGTCTTCCTCGTCGCGTTCTTCCTCAAACACGTGCGGGGCACCGCGGTGTTTTGGGCGGCCATCATCGCGCAGGCGCTGGTCATCGTCTCCTTCTTCCAACTCGAGATCAGCTACCTCTGGTATAACTTCATCGGCTGCGCGCTGGCGGTGGGTTTGAGCCTGGCGTTTCAAACTTTCCTGCCCGGTAAAGCACCGGCCGAACGCGCATGA
- a CDS encoding DUF2911 domain-containing protein, translated as MKVSFRFLVTTLCAGLIAGGVVAQPNRIDFPAASPAAELRQRVGLTEFEIVYSRPSVKGRTIFGELQPYGEVWRTGANAATRITFDTPIIFGGQAVPAGTYGLFSIPGKEEWVVILNRVAEQWGAFNYDPTEDVVRVTVPATELTEPVETFAIWFNDLRDERATLNFTWEHTKVAVPIQVDVKEKLVPQIEAVMSSGQQQRDYIYFQAAGFYYDHDLDLQKAAKWIDLALKQTPNAFWMLHLKAKIHAKLGNKAEAIAAAEASTRLAVAQEGAGSGYKVMNDALLAELQ; from the coding sequence ATGAAAGTTTCCTTCCGATTTCTCGTCACCACCTTGTGCGCCGGTTTGATCGCCGGTGGGGTCGTGGCTCAGCCCAACCGCATTGATTTCCCCGCCGCGAGTCCGGCGGCTGAGTTGCGGCAACGGGTGGGGTTGACCGAATTTGAAATCGTCTACTCCCGGCCGAGCGTGAAAGGCCGCACGATTTTTGGTGAGCTGCAGCCCTACGGCGAAGTCTGGCGCACAGGGGCCAACGCGGCGACGCGCATCACTTTTGATACGCCGATCATTTTTGGCGGGCAGGCGGTCCCGGCCGGCACCTACGGCCTCTTCAGCATCCCGGGTAAAGAGGAGTGGGTGGTGATCCTCAACCGCGTCGCCGAGCAATGGGGCGCGTTTAACTACGATCCGACGGAAGATGTGGTGCGGGTGACCGTGCCGGCCACGGAGTTGACCGAGCCCGTCGAAACCTTCGCCATCTGGTTCAATGACCTGCGCGATGAGCGGGCGACGCTCAACTTCACCTGGGAACACACCAAGGTGGCGGTGCCGATCCAGGTCGACGTGAAGGAGAAGCTCGTGCCGCAGATCGAGGCTGTGATGAGCTCCGGTCAGCAGCAGCGCGATTACATCTATTTCCAAGCGGCGGGATTCTATTACGACCACGACTTGGACCTGCAGAAGGCCGCCAAGTGGATCGACCTCGCGCTCAAACAGACGCCCAACGCGTTTTGGATGCTGCACCTGAAGGCGAAGATTCACGCTAAGCTCGGCAACAAAGCCGAGGCCATCGCCGCCGCCGAAGCGTCCACGCGTCTCGCCGTCGCCCAGGAAGGGGCAGGCAGTGGTTACAAGGTCATGAACGACGCGCTGCTCGCCGAGCTGCAGTGA
- the cls gene encoding cardiolipin synthase, producing the protein MTPDEVSEAVTTSIWSHLLTVGGFLLALFAIARLISDRRQPGNTIAWLLGIVLIPYVGVPLYLLIGGRKIQQLVARKQRVSPRLDGAPAARESTQHLPVARAMVANGASEPVSGNRVRLLTNGEQAFADLLQLIAEAKHTINITTFILGREETGQAIIDALARRARDGIKVRLLLDGLGSFVASRRFCDPLRKAGGQVVTFMPVAPLSTRHSANLRNHRKIAVFDDCRAVVGGHNLARDYMGPQPWGKRFTDFGCIIEGPAVGLINEVFFADWSHASGEDLEALRSSESVSCPAPAGDGELQVIASGPDVEGDPLYEGIVSLVQEAEHSVWIITPYFIPDEVLQRSLLVKARAGKDVTLIVPERSNHRITDYARRQYLRELHQAGARILLYTPGMLHAKAMVVDDCMGLFGSANFDLRSLFVNFEIGVGVYSEEDVRAIRSWAGDLVRHCREWTPGQPRPYRVLSNIAEELSRLLAPLL; encoded by the coding sequence ATGACGCCCGACGAAGTCTCCGAAGCCGTTACGACCAGCATCTGGTCGCACTTGCTCACCGTCGGCGGCTTCCTGCTCGCACTCTTCGCCATCGCCCGGCTCATCAGCGACCGGCGGCAACCGGGCAACACCATCGCCTGGCTGCTCGGCATCGTGCTCATCCCCTACGTGGGCGTGCCGCTCTATCTGCTGATCGGCGGCCGCAAAATCCAACAATTGGTCGCACGCAAACAACGCGTGTCCCCTCGCCTCGACGGTGCCCCGGCCGCGCGCGAATCCACCCAACACCTGCCCGTCGCCCGCGCCATGGTGGCCAATGGTGCCAGCGAACCGGTGAGCGGCAACCGCGTCCGCCTGCTCACCAACGGCGAGCAGGCCTTCGCCGATTTGCTCCAACTTATCGCCGAGGCCAAACACACCATCAACATCACCACCTTCATCCTCGGCCGCGAGGAGACCGGCCAAGCCATCATCGACGCCCTCGCCCGGCGCGCCCGCGACGGCATCAAGGTGCGCCTCCTGCTCGACGGGCTCGGCAGTTTTGTGGCGTCCCGGCGTTTCTGCGACCCGTTGCGCAAAGCCGGCGGCCAGGTTGTGACCTTCATGCCGGTCGCACCGCTCTCCACCCGCCACTCCGCCAATCTGCGCAACCACCGCAAGATCGCCGTGTTTGATGACTGCCGCGCGGTGGTCGGCGGACACAACCTCGCCCGCGACTACATGGGCCCGCAGCCTTGGGGAAAACGTTTTACCGACTTCGGCTGCATCATCGAGGGCCCCGCGGTCGGGCTCATCAACGAGGTCTTTTTCGCCGACTGGAGTCACGCTTCCGGCGAAGATCTGGAGGCCCTGCGTAGCTCCGAATCCGTTAGTTGCCCTGCTCCGGCCGGCGACGGCGAACTGCAGGTCATCGCCAGCGGTCCCGACGTCGAAGGCGACCCGCTCTATGAGGGCATCGTTTCGCTCGTGCAGGAAGCGGAGCACAGCGTGTGGATCATCACGCCCTACTTCATTCCCGACGAAGTCCTGCAACGCTCCCTGCTGGTCAAAGCCCGCGCCGGCAAGGACGTGACCCTCATCGTGCCAGAGCGCTCCAATCATCGCATCACCGACTACGCCCGCCGCCAATACCTGCGCGAGCTGCACCAAGCCGGCGCGCGCATCCTCCTCTACACTCCTGGTATGCTGCACGCCAAAGCCATGGTGGTGGACGACTGCATGGGCTTGTTTGGCTCGGCCAACTTCGACCTGCGCAGCCTCTTCGTGAACTTCGAGATCGGTGTCGGCGTCTACTCCGAGGAAGACGTGCGCGCCATTCGCAGTTGGGCGGGTGATCTGGTGCGCCACTGCCGCGAATGGACGCCCGGCCAGCCGCGCCCCTACCGGGTGCTCAGCAATATCGCCGAGGAACTCAGCCGCCTACTCGCGCCGTTACTGTAA
- a CDS encoding fatty acid desaturase, with translation MPFRIPGTQINWTNSSFLIGTGLATITAVPYYLWKVGIDWFQVALFLAFFIATGLSITLGYHRLFAHKAFKAAWPVRFLTLVFGAAAFENCALAWVSDHRRHHKHTDHDDDPYDISKGFWHAHIGWILFKINPEPPWDNVNDLRKDRLVMWQDKYYVTIAVTAGFLLPAALGWLYNGPVGALGAFLLAGVARVTAVQHMTFFINSLCHSVGNRPYSSRTSARDSWIMALFTFGEGYHNYHHEFQHDYRNGVKWWQFDPTKWTIWVLHKLGMASELRRVDDSKIISAQLSEAQRRVQEHLQTSADRINERTRELLHASAERLAEINARWNELKVHYREQVDALKKDYAHKTDEKWQEACHALEEMRREVRQAVALLDRLPAVA, from the coding sequence GTGCCCTTCAGAATCCCTGGAACTCAAATCAACTGGACCAACAGCTCCTTCCTCATCGGAACGGGGCTGGCGACGATTACGGCGGTGCCGTATTACCTTTGGAAAGTCGGCATCGACTGGTTCCAAGTCGCGCTGTTCCTCGCCTTCTTCATCGCGACCGGCCTGAGCATCACGCTCGGCTACCATCGCCTCTTTGCCCACAAGGCCTTCAAAGCCGCCTGGCCGGTGCGTTTCCTCACGCTGGTTTTTGGCGCGGCCGCCTTTGAAAACTGCGCGCTGGCCTGGGTGTCCGACCACCGTCGCCACCACAAGCACACCGACCACGACGACGATCCCTACGATATCTCGAAGGGCTTCTGGCATGCCCACATCGGTTGGATCCTGTTCAAGATCAACCCGGAGCCGCCGTGGGATAACGTGAACGATCTGCGCAAGGACCGTCTCGTGATGTGGCAGGACAAGTATTACGTGACCATCGCCGTCACCGCGGGCTTCCTGCTCCCGGCGGCCTTGGGGTGGCTCTACAACGGTCCGGTGGGCGCGCTCGGCGCGTTCCTGCTCGCCGGTGTGGCCCGCGTGACCGCCGTGCAGCACATGACCTTTTTCATCAACTCGCTGTGTCACTCGGTCGGCAACCGTCCTTACTCGAGCCGCACCAGCGCCCGCGACAGCTGGATCATGGCGCTCTTCACCTTTGGCGAGGGTTACCACAACTATCACCACGAGTTTCAACACGATTACCGTAACGGTGTGAAGTGGTGGCAGTTTGATCCGACCAAGTGGACCATCTGGGTGCTGCACAAACTCGGCATGGCCAGCGAACTGCGCCGCGTGGATGACTCCAAAATCATCTCCGCCCAGCTCAGCGAAGCGCAGCGCCGGGTGCAGGAGCATCTCCAGACCTCGGCTGATCGCATCAACGAGCGCACCCGCGAGTTGTTGCACGCCAGCGCCGAGCGCCTGGCCGAGATCAATGCCCGTTGGAACGAGCTCAAGGTGCACTACCGCGAGCAGGTGGACGCCCTGAAAAAGGACTACGCCCACAAGACCGACGAGAAGTGGCAGGAAGCCTGCCACGCCCTCGAGGAGATGCGTCGCGAAGTCCGCCAAGCGGTGGCCTTGCTCGACCGTCTGCCGGCGGTGGCCTAA
- the cimA gene encoding citramalate synthase, with protein MNDNAVKIYDTTLRDGTQGEGISFSVTDKLLIAEKLDAFGVDYIEGGFPGSNPRDITFFAEAQKLKLKHAKLAAFGSTRRAGAKADEDPQLRTLLDSGMPVMTLVGKTWDLHVTEIIRTTLEENLAMIEDSVRYLVAQGREVIYDAEHFFDGYRADPDYAIRTLAAAMRGGASNLTLCDTNGGSMVNDFQTIVQQVVAEFGGDKVGVHCHNDCGLGVALSLAGVAAGAGLVQGTANGYGERTGNANLMTIMPSLFLKMGKTAPCAANLGELRELSLYFDELANLRPDTKAPYVGTSAFAHKGGLHANAAQKVKSSYEHIDPALVGNRTRVLVSDMAGRSSVAMKARELGLELDEKGDGMKRLIEELKELEFQGYEFEAADASLKLLIARSLGQTRDYFEVVSYRVMVEHHGADLTAEATVKVKVNGETVHTVAECVGPVGALDKALRQALDGAYPQLREMELRDYKVRILESGLGANSRTRVLIESGDGGEIWGTVGVSDNIINASWEALQDAVNYKLVQTESR; from the coding sequence ATGAACGACAACGCAGTTAAGATCTACGATACCACCCTCCGCGACGGCACGCAGGGTGAGGGCATTAGCTTTTCGGTGACGGACAAACTCCTCATCGCCGAGAAGCTCGACGCGTTTGGGGTGGACTACATCGAGGGCGGCTTCCCGGGCTCGAACCCGCGGGACATCACCTTCTTTGCCGAGGCACAGAAGCTGAAGCTCAAGCACGCCAAGCTGGCCGCCTTTGGTTCCACCCGTCGCGCCGGCGCCAAGGCCGATGAGGACCCCCAACTGCGCACTCTGCTCGACAGCGGCATGCCCGTCATGACTCTCGTCGGTAAAACTTGGGACCTGCACGTGACGGAGATCATCCGCACGACCCTCGAAGAGAACCTCGCCATGATCGAGGACTCCGTGCGCTACCTCGTCGCGCAGGGCCGCGAGGTGATCTATGACGCCGAGCACTTTTTCGACGGTTACCGCGCCGATCCGGATTACGCGATCCGCACCCTTGCTGCGGCGATGCGCGGCGGGGCCAGCAACCTGACCCTTTGCGACACCAACGGCGGCTCCATGGTGAACGACTTCCAGACGATCGTGCAGCAGGTGGTCGCCGAATTCGGCGGGGATAAGGTCGGCGTGCACTGCCACAACGACTGCGGTCTCGGTGTAGCCCTCTCGCTCGCAGGCGTGGCCGCCGGGGCAGGCCTCGTGCAGGGCACCGCCAACGGCTACGGCGAGCGCACCGGCAACGCCAACCTCATGACGATCATGCCGAGCCTCTTCCTCAAGATGGGCAAGACGGCTCCCTGCGCCGCCAACTTGGGTGAGCTGCGCGAGTTGTCCCTCTACTTCGATGAGCTGGCCAACCTTCGCCCGGACACCAAGGCGCCCTACGTCGGCACCTCGGCCTTCGCCCACAAGGGCGGTCTGCACGCCAACGCTGCCCAGAAAGTGAAGTCGTCCTACGAGCACATCGACCCAGCCTTGGTCGGCAACCGCACCCGCGTGCTGGTGTCCGACATGGCCGGCCGTTCCTCGGTGGCGATGAAGGCGCGCGAACTCGGCCTCGAACTCGACGAAAAGGGCGACGGTATGAAGCGCCTGATCGAGGAGCTGAAGGAACTGGAATTCCAAGGCTACGAATTTGAAGCCGCCGACGCCTCGCTGAAGCTACTCATCGCCCGTTCGCTCGGCCAGACCCGCGACTACTTCGAGGTCGTGAGCTACCGGGTGATGGTGGAGCACCACGGTGCCGATCTCACGGCCGAAGCGACCGTGAAGGTGAAGGTAAATGGCGAGACGGTCCACACCGTCGCCGAGTGTGTCGGTCCGGTCGGTGCCCTCGACAAGGCGCTGCGTCAGGCCCTCGACGGCGCTTATCCGCAGCTGCGCGAGATGGAGTTGCGGGACTACAAGGTGCGCATCCTGGAGAGCGGCCTCGGCGCCAACAGCCGCACCCGTGTGCTCATCGAGTCCGGCGACGGCGGCGAGATTTGGGGCACCGTCGGCGTGAGTGACAACATCATCAACGCCTCGTGGGAGGCGCTGCAAGACGCGGTGAACTACAAGCTGGTGCAGACCGAGTCCCGGTAG